Proteins from one Lachnospiraceae bacterium KGMB03038 genomic window:
- the secE gene encoding preprotein translocase subunit SecE, which translates to MSEKTQKKSWFKGLSQEFKKIIWPDKKTLAKQTAAVIFISVVMGAIIAVLDFLLQHGVEILVNLG; encoded by the coding sequence ATGAGTGAAAAGACTCAGAAGAAGAGCTGGTTCAAAGGACTCAGTCAGGAGTTCAAGAAGATCATTTGGCCAGACAAAAAAACACTTGCAAAGCAGACGGCGGCCGTGATCTTTATATCCGTTGTAATGGGAGCGATCATAGCAGTGCTTGACTTCCTGCTTCAGCACGGAGTTGAGATCCTGGTAAATTTGGGCTGA
- a CDS encoding metal-dependent transcriptional regulator translates to MTIGESSENYLETILILSKRQPAVRSVDIATELDFKKPSVSVAMKKLRENDYIRVSPEGYITLTEAGRKIAERIYERHELLSSWLVRLGVSPDTAVSDACRIEHVISAESFEALKRHIK, encoded by the coding sequence ATGACAATAGGTGAGTCTTCCGAGAATTATCTGGAAACCATTTTAATCTTAAGTAAGCGGCAGCCGGCAGTACGTTCTGTAGATATCGCCACAGAACTGGATTTTAAGAAGCCCAGTGTCAGCGTAGCGATGAAAAAACTTCGGGAAAATGATTACATCCGTGTTTCCCCTGAAGGCTATATCACTTTAACGGAAGCCGGCCGCAAAATTGCGGAACGTATTTATGAGCGCCATGAACTTCTGTCTTCCTGGCTGGTTCGGCTGGGCGTATCTCCCGATACCGCAGTCAGCGATGCCTGCCGGATCGAGCACGTGATCAGCGCGGAAAGTTTTGAAGCGCTCAAAAGGCATATTAAGTAA
- the nusG gene encoding transcription termination/antitermination factor NusG, whose product MSEAKWYVVHTYSGYENKVKANIDKTIENRHLEDQILEVRVPMQDVVEMKNGVQKATQKKMFPGYVLIHMVMNDDTWYVVRNTRGVTGFVGPGSKPVPLTAAEMAPLGIRQENIVVDFEVGDTVQVVAGAWADTVGVVQSMNPQKQSLTINVELFGRETPVEIGFAEVKKM is encoded by the coding sequence ATGTCAGAGGCAAAATGGTACGTAGTCCATACCTATTCCGGGTATGAGAACAAAGTAAAGGCCAATATTGATAAAACGATCGAGAACAGGCATCTGGAAGATCAGATCCTTGAAGTGCGCGTCCCTATGCAGGATGTGGTGGAGATGAAAAATGGGGTGCAGAAAGCGACCCAGAAGAAGATGTTTCCAGGCTATGTGCTCATCCATATGGTCATGAACGACGATACCTGGTATGTGGTGCGCAATACAAGAGGCGTGACAGGGTTTGTGGGACCCGGATCCAAACCGGTTCCTTTGACGGCGGCTGAGATGGCGCCTTTGGGAATCCGGCAGGAGAATATTGTCGTTGACTTTGAAGTAGGCGATACCGTTCAGGTTGTTGCGGGGGCTTGGGCAGATACGGTAGGCGTTGTGCAGTCTATGAATCCCCAGAAACAGAGCCTTACGATCAATGTTGAGCTGTTTGGCCGCGAGACGCCGGTAGAGATCGGATTCGCGGAAGTCAAGAAAATGTAA
- a CDS encoding ferritin, with protein sequence MLNEKVAQLLNTQVNKEFYSAYLYLSFANFYKEQGLDGFANWYQIQAQEERDHAMLFVQYMQNNDVPVAFEAIDKPDASLKDKMDPLKAGYEHEQYVTSLIHGIYEAAYEVKDFRTMQFLDWFVKEQGEEETNASDLIKKMELFGGDAKSLYMLDQELGGRVYAAPSLTL encoded by the coding sequence ATGTTAAATGAGAAAGTTGCCCAATTATTAAACACCCAGGTAAACAAAGAGTTCTATTCTGCGTATCTGTATTTGAGTTTTGCTAATTTTTATAAAGAGCAGGGATTAGACGGCTTCGCCAACTGGTATCAGATCCAGGCGCAGGAGGAACGGGATCACGCAATGCTGTTTGTTCAGTATATGCAGAATAATGATGTGCCGGTTGCCTTTGAGGCGATCGACAAACCTGACGCTTCACTGAAAGACAAAATGGATCCTTTAAAGGCCGGATATGAACATGAGCAATATGTCACCAGCCTGATCCATGGAATCTATGAGGCGGCATATGAGGTGAAGGATTTCCGGACCATGCAGTTTTTGGACTGGTTTGTTAAGGAACAGGGAGAAGAAGAGACGAACGCAAGCGATCTGATCAAGAAGATGGAGCTTTTTGGCGGAGATGCCAAGAGCCTTTACATGCTGGATCAGGAATTAGGCGGCCGCGTTTATGCGGCTCCATCGCTGACGCTCTAG
- a CDS encoding ATP-binding cassette domain-containing protein: protein MDLVAENLTFYYRGRKKQPVLEHVDLTIRQGERVGLKAPSGRGKTTLCKLLAGYERPKQGRVLAGGTDVMEYKGVCPVQMIWQHPEMAADPLLRLGESMRLAGLTGEKLAERMEQLGIREEWMSRFPSELSGGELQRFCLARALRPEVKFLLCDEISAMLDLVTQARIWRFLLEEAKERELGLLVVSHDEALLRQVCTRLITLPETKRNEESYCD, encoded by the coding sequence ATGGATTTAGTAGCGGAGAACCTAACATTTTATTATCGGGGAAGAAAGAAGCAGCCCGTATTGGAACATGTGGATCTGACCATCCGGCAAGGGGAGAGAGTGGGCTTAAAGGCGCCCAGCGGCCGGGGGAAGACAACGCTTTGTAAACTTTTGGCCGGCTATGAGCGGCCAAAGCAGGGAAGGGTCCTGGCAGGCGGAACAGATGTCATGGAATACAAGGGAGTCTGTCCCGTGCAGATGATCTGGCAGCATCCGGAGATGGCGGCAGATCCGCTTCTGCGTCTGGGAGAGAGTATGAGGCTGGCAGGTTTGACAGGAGAGAAGCTGGCGGAACGGATGGAACAGTTGGGAATCCGGGAAGAATGGATGAGCCGCTTCCCGTCGGAACTGTCAGGGGGAGAATTGCAGAGATTTTGTCTGGCCCGCGCGCTTAGGCCGGAGGTAAAGTTCTTATTATGTGACGAGATTTCAGCTATGCTGGATCTGGTGACCCAGGCCAGGATCTGGCGGTTTCTGCTGGAAGAAGCAAAGGAGCGGGAACTGGGCCTTCTTGTGGTCAGCCATGACGAGGCGCTCCTTAGGCAAGTGTGCACCCGCCTGATCACTTTGCCGGAAACGAAAAGAAACGAAGAATCGTATTGTGATTGA
- the rpmG gene encoding 50S ribosomal protein L33 — translation MRTRITLECTECKQRNYNMTKDKKTHPERMETKKYCRFCKSHTLHKETK, via the coding sequence GTGCGTACAAGAATCACATTAGAATGTACCGAATGCAAGCAGCGTAACTACAATATGACGAAGGATAAGAAAACACATCCTGAGCGTATGGAGACAAAGAAGTACTGCAGGTTCTGCAAGTCACACACATTGCACAAAGAGACCAAATAG
- the feoB gene encoding ferrous iron transport protein B → MRVAFAGNPNSGKTTMYNALTGRNERVGNWAGVTVERKESLIKKAYYSGTEELVAVDLPGAYSMSPFTSEESITSSYVKNENPDVIVNIVDATNLSRSLFFTTQLLELGIPVVVALNKSDITEKKQTKIDEKLLSEKLGCPVVKTISTSSGHIGLREVIEQVVSLKGNGQEAPYVQADIDLHDKNAVEAADRKRFDFVNGIVNKVEQRKVFTKDKNAQDKIDNIITHKIIGIPIFAVIIFLVFYISQTTVGTWIADWLVAWIETFQGWVGGLMENANPLLYALLVDGIIGGVGAVVGFLPLVMVMYFLIALLEDCGYMARATVVLDPIFKRVGLSGKSVIPMVIGTGCAIPGVMASRTIRNERERRTTAMLTPFMPCGAKIPVIALFAGAFFADAWWVSPTMYLMGILLILLGALLVKRITGQKYRKSFFIIELPEYKIPSLKRACVSMLERGKAYIIKAGTIILVCNTVVQIMQSFNWQFQLVEEGAEGTSILASIAHPISILFIPLGFGVWQLAAAAVTGFIAKENVVGTLAVVYGVTNLIDTDALALVGSGNEVATIMGLTQVAALAYLMFNLYTPPCFAALGAMNSEMKSKKWLFGGICLQLGTGYTVAFLVYQIGTLATTGSLGTAFIPGLIAILIFAAIVLWRIRKSDREFSAEYSLHTA, encoded by the coding sequence ATGAGAGTTGCTTTTGCAGGGAACCCTAACAGCGGAAAAACAACCATGTACAACGCGCTCACAGGAAGAAATGAACGTGTTGGAAACTGGGCCGGTGTTACAGTGGAGAGAAAGGAAAGTCTGATCAAAAAAGCTTATTATAGCGGGACAGAAGAGTTGGTTGCTGTAGACTTGCCAGGCGCCTATTCTATGTCTCCATTTACTTCGGAGGAAAGCATTACCAGCAGTTATGTTAAAAACGAAAACCCAGACGTGATCGTTAATATCGTAGACGCGACCAACTTAAGCAGAAGCCTGTTTTTTACCACACAGCTTCTGGAACTGGGTATTCCGGTGGTAGTGGCTCTGAACAAAAGCGATATTACGGAAAAGAAACAGACAAAGATCGATGAGAAACTTTTATCTGAGAAACTTGGTTGTCCAGTTGTGAAAACCATTTCCACTTCTTCCGGCCATATCGGCCTAAGAGAAGTGATCGAGCAGGTCGTCTCTTTGAAAGGAAACGGCCAGGAAGCGCCCTATGTACAGGCCGACATTGATCTGCACGACAAAAACGCGGTAGAAGCCGCCGATAGAAAACGGTTCGATTTTGTAAACGGAATCGTAAACAAAGTAGAACAGCGAAAGGTTTTTACAAAAGATAAAAACGCGCAGGATAAGATCGACAATATTATCACCCACAAAATTATCGGTATTCCGATTTTCGCGGTTATTATCTTCCTTGTATTCTATATATCTCAGACCACAGTGGGTACTTGGATCGCGGACTGGCTGGTTGCCTGGATCGAAACTTTCCAGGGCTGGGTTGGCGGATTGATGGAAAACGCGAACCCGCTGCTGTACGCGCTTCTGGTTGATGGTATCATCGGCGGTGTGGGCGCCGTTGTCGGCTTCCTTCCTCTGGTAATGGTTATGTATTTCCTCATTGCTCTTCTGGAGGACTGCGGATATATGGCGCGCGCCACCGTGGTATTGGATCCTATCTTCAAACGGGTAGGGCTTTCCGGAAAATCCGTGATCCCTATGGTCATCGGTACCGGCTGCGCGATCCCCGGCGTTATGGCTTCCCGGACGATCCGCAATGAAAGAGAGCGCCGCACCACAGCGATGCTTACCCCATTTATGCCCTGCGGAGCCAAAATCCCGGTCATCGCATTGTTTGCGGGAGCATTTTTCGCAGATGCCTGGTGGGTATCTCCAACCATGTACTTGATGGGTATCCTGCTCATTTTGCTTGGGGCGCTGCTTGTAAAGAGAATTACCGGCCAAAAATACAGAAAATCTTTCTTTATTATTGAGCTTCCAGAATATAAGATCCCCAGCCTGAAGAGAGCCTGCGTTTCTATGCTGGAGCGCGGCAAAGCCTACATCATCAAAGCCGGGACGATCATCTTAGTCTGCAACACTGTCGTACAGATCATGCAGAGCTTTAACTGGCAGTTCCAGCTTGTGGAAGAAGGCGCGGAAGGTACTTCTATCCTGGCAAGCATCGCGCACCCCATCTCAATTCTGTTCATTCCACTGGGATTTGGGGTATGGCAGCTGGCGGCCGCGGCAGTCACCGGTTTCATCGCGAAAGAAAATGTGGTCGGAACACTGGCTGTTGTATATGGCGTTACAAACCTGATCGACACAGATGCGCTTGCCTTAGTCGGCAGTGGAAATGAAGTCGCGACGATCATGGGGCTTACACAAGTTGCCGCTCTCGCTTACTTGATGTTCAATCTCTACACTCCGCCCTGCTTCGCTGCCCTTGGAGCGATGAATTCGGAGATGAAGAGCAAAAAATGGCTGTTTGGCGGCATCTGCCTCCAGCTTGGAACCGGCTATACCGTAGCTTTCCTTGTATACCAGATTGGAACGCTTGCTACTACAGGCTCCCTTGGAACCGCTTTTATCCCCGGCCTGATCGCGATCCTTATATTCGCTGCGATCGTCTTATGGAGGATCCGCAAGTCAGACAGGGAATTCTCCGCGGAATATAGTTTACACACCGCGTAA
- a CDS encoding 50S ribosomal protein L10 yields MAKVELKQPIVQAIADDVKDAASVVLVDYRGLTVAQDTELRKQLREAGIVYKVCKNTMMRRAFEGTEFEALDEHLEGPSALAISKDDATAPARILCKFAKDAKALELKAGVVEGTVYDVDGLTELSKIPSREELLSKLLGSLQSPITNLACVLNQIAENGGAEAAPAAEEAPAEEAPAAEEAPAEE; encoded by the coding sequence GTGGCAAAAGTTGAATTAAAACAACCGATCGTGCAGGCTATTGCAGATGATGTCAAGGATGCGGCGAGTGTGGTTCTGGTAGATTACCGTGGACTGACTGTTGCCCAGGATACAGAGCTGCGTAAACAGCTCAGAGAAGCTGGTATCGTTTACAAAGTTTGCAAAAACACAATGATGAGACGGGCTTTTGAAGGAACGGAGTTTGAAGCTTTAGACGAGCACTTGGAAGGACCCAGCGCCCTTGCAATCTCCAAAGATGATGCTACAGCTCCGGCAAGGATCCTCTGCAAATTCGCAAAGGACGCAAAAGCTCTTGAACTGAAAGCAGGTGTGGTTGAAGGAACTGTTTACGATGTGGATGGCTTGACAGAACTGTCTAAGATCCCATCAAGAGAAGAACTGCTTTCCAAACTTCTTGGAAGCCTGCAGTCACCAATCACCAATCTTGCTTGCGTTCTGAACCAGATCGCGGAAAATGGCGGCGCGGAAGCGGCACCGGCAGCAGAGGAAGCTCCTGCAGAAGAAGCACCAGCAGCAGAAGAAGCTCCTGCGGAAGAGTAG
- a CDS encoding glucose-1-phosphate adenylyltransferase, whose amino-acid sequence MKQNTMLAMILAGGRGSRLHELTNKVAKPAVSYGGRYKIVDFPLSNCANSGIDIVGVLTQYESILLNSYVAAGRRWGLDAKESGVFVLPPREKADTDLDVYRGTADAISQNIDFIDTYAPEYVLILSGDHIYKMNYAKMLAEHKERKADATIAVIEVPMREASRFGIMNTNEDGQIVEFEEKPEHPKSNLASMGIYIFDWKLLRKMLTADIKDPDSSHDFGKDIIPQMLADGRNLYAYKFKGYWKDVGTIDSLWEANMDLLDKNNELDLNDSTWKIYTEDVTALPQYIGPEAKIKRAFITQGCIIEGEVRNSVLFTGAKIGPGAKIIDSVLMPGVEVEEGAIVQRALVADEVKIGKEAVVGTADSEHIELVSKRVKGVE is encoded by the coding sequence ATGAAGCAAAATACCATGTTAGCAATGATTTTGGCTGGCGGAAGAGGTTCACGTCTGCATGAGCTTACGAATAAAGTGGCAAAACCGGCTGTTTCATATGGCGGAAGGTATAAGATCGTGGATTTCCCATTGAGCAATTGCGCAAACAGTGGAATTGATATTGTGGGTGTCCTTACACAATATGAATCTATTCTTCTGAACAGTTATGTAGCTGCCGGACGCCGCTGGGGGCTGGATGCGAAAGAAAGCGGTGTGTTTGTGCTGCCACCCCGTGAAAAGGCGGATACAGACCTGGATGTTTACCGGGGAACTGCAGACGCGATATCGCAAAATATCGATTTTATCGATACATATGCGCCAGAATATGTGCTGATCCTGTCCGGTGATCATATTTACAAGATGAATTACGCAAAGATGCTTGCGGAGCACAAGGAAAGGAAGGCGGATGCGACGATCGCCGTTATTGAAGTGCCGATGCGGGAGGCCAGCCGTTTTGGTATCATGAATACGAATGAAGACGGACAGATCGTAGAGTTTGAAGAGAAACCGGAGCATCCAAAGAGCAACTTGGCTTCTATGGGAATCTATATTTTTGACTGGAAGCTTTTGAGAAAAATGCTGACGGCAGATATTAAGGATCCGGATTCCAGCCATGATTTTGGAAAGGATATCATCCCGCAGATGCTGGCGGATGGACGCAATCTGTACGCCTATAAATTTAAGGGATATTGGAAAGACGTAGGAACCATAGATTCTTTGTGGGAAGCAAATATGGATCTGCTGGACAAGAACAATGAACTGGATCTAAATGACTCTACCTGGAAGATTTATACAGAAGATGTAACTGCCCTTCCTCAGTATATCGGTCCGGAAGCCAAGATCAAACGCGCGTTTATCACACAAGGCTGCATCATTGAAGGAGAAGTAAGGAACTCTGTACTGTTTACAGGGGCTAAGATCGGTCCGGGGGCCAAGATCATCGACAGTGTTCTGATGCCGGGCGTGGAAGTGGAAGAAGGAGCCATAGTGCAGCGCGCGCTGGTAGCTGATGAAGTTAAGATCGGAAAAGAAGCGGTCGTCGGCACGGCGGACAGCGAGCATATTGAACTTGTGTCAAAACGAGTAAAGGGGGTAGAGTAG
- a CDS encoding ferrous iron transport protein A has translation MSLLDAKEGEEYIIKDIVTDDEELEAFLFSLGCYSGEPITVISHLKGGCVVSIKDGRYNIDTDLAKAISI, from the coding sequence ATGAGTTTACTGGATGCTAAAGAAGGCGAAGAATATATTATAAAAGATATTGTAACCGATGATGAAGAATTGGAAGCATTTCTTTTTTCCCTGGGCTGCTACAGCGGAGAACCTATTACCGTAATTTCTCATTTAAAAGGAGGATGCGTGGTTTCCATCAAAGACGGCCGCTATAATATAGATACTGATCTAGCGAAAGCTATTTCAATATAA
- the rplK gene encoding 50S ribosomal protein L11: protein MAKKVEGYIKLQIPAGKATPAPPVGPALGQHGVNIVEFTKQFNAKTADQGDMIIPVVITVYNDRSFSFITKTPPAAVLIKKACNIKSGSGVPNKKKVATITKAQVQEIAQLKMPDLNAATLEAATSMIAGTCRSMGVTVVD from the coding sequence ATGGCAAAAAAAGTAGAAGGTTATATCAAATTGCAGATTCCTGCCGGAAAAGCGACTCCGGCACCACCGGTTGGTCCCGCGCTTGGACAGCACGGTGTGAATATCGTTGAGTTTACAAAACAGTTCAACGCTAAGACGGCAGATCAGGGAGACATGATCATTCCTGTAGTCATCACCGTTTACAATGACAGAAGCTTCAGTTTCATCACAAAGACTCCGCCGGCAGCGGTTCTTATCAAGAAAGCCTGCAACATCAAATCTGGTTCAGGCGTTCCGAATAAGAAGAAAGTAGCTACGATCACCAAGGCGCAGGTCCAGGAGATCGCGCAGCTTAAGATGCCAGATCTGAACGCCGCTACTTTGGAGGCGGCGACAAGTATGATCGCTGGAACCTGCCGCAGCATGGGCGTAACTGTAGTTGACTGA
- a CDS encoding 50S ribosomal protein L1, translated as MKRGKKYVEAAKAIDKGTLYDVAEAVSLVKKTAVAKFDETIEAHIRTGCDGRHADQQIRGAVVLPHGTGKKVRILVFAKDAKADEAKAAGADYVGGEELIPKIQNENWFEFDVVVATPDMMGVVGRLGRVLGPKGLMPNPKAGTVTMDVTKAVQDIKAGKIEYRLDKTNIIHVPVGKASFSEEQLADNFQTLIDAIIKARPAAVKGQFLKSVTLTSTMGPGVKINPMRLA; from the coding sequence ATGAAAAGAGGAAAGAAATATGTAGAGGCTGCGAAAGCCATCGACAAAGGGACACTGTATGATGTGGCAGAGGCAGTTTCATTGGTAAAGAAGACCGCGGTAGCAAAATTTGACGAGACTATCGAGGCGCATATCAGAACCGGATGTGACGGACGTCACGCGGACCAGCAGATCCGAGGAGCGGTTGTTCTTCCCCACGGAACTGGTAAAAAGGTACGTATCCTGGTATTCGCGAAAGACGCAAAGGCAGATGAGGCAAAGGCTGCTGGAGCGGACTACGTTGGCGGCGAAGAACTGATCCCGAAGATCCAGAATGAGAACTGGTTCGAGTTCGATGTAGTTGTTGCCACACCGGATATGATGGGCGTTGTAGGACGTCTCGGACGTGTTCTTGGTCCAAAAGGACTTATGCCAAACCCGAAGGCGGGAACTGTAACGATGGATGTTACTAAGGCGGTTCAGGATATCAAAGCTGGTAAGATCGAGTACAGACTTGATAAGACTAATATTATCCATGTGCCGGTAGGAAAAGCATCCTTTAGCGAGGAGCAGCTTGCGGACAACTTCCAGACGCTGATCGATGCGATCATCAAAGCAAGACCAGCAGCAGTAAAAGGTCAGTTCTTAAAGAGCGTGACACTTACTTCTACCATGGGACCTGGTGTTAAGATCAATCCTATGAGACTGGCGTAA
- the glgD gene encoding glucose-1-phosphate adenylyltransferase subunit GlgD: MPKAFGIVNFAGNHIRVEGLQPYRPVGAFSFLGRYRVIDFPISNMSNSGIDNIQVYIRRKPRSLIEHLGTGRHYNINSKRGKLHILFSENGMENDIYNNDIAAYMENIECIESTHFPYVVIVPSYMIYTMDYSQLLQEHIDSGADITLLYHSVDNAKEAYLSCSYLNLNRQKGVLSIEANRGSAKNRNIFMDTYVMKKELFLELIQKAHKLSSMYTLADIVNQQCSELDIRGVSHRGFFASITDFESYYNANISLINFKTAQTLFTDDWPIYTRTNDSCPTQYFETADVKNSVVSNGCLIEGTIENSIIGRGCEIKKGAVVKNCVVLPGATVGADVHAENLVVDKHAKLIHVKEVVAEKEHPGYIRRGDTL, encoded by the coding sequence ATGCCGAAAGCATTTGGAATCGTTAATTTTGCCGGAAATCATATCCGAGTGGAAGGCCTTCAGCCTTATCGTCCGGTAGGCGCGTTTTCCTTCCTGGGCAGATATCGGGTCATCGACTTCCCAATCTCTAATATGAGCAACAGCGGCATAGATAATATCCAGGTATACATCCGGAGAAAACCTCGATCGCTGATCGAACATCTGGGAACAGGGCGTCATTATAATATCAACTCCAAACGCGGGAAGCTGCATATTCTGTTTTCTGAAAATGGAATGGAAAATGATATCTACAATAATGATATCGCGGCATATATGGAAAACATAGAGTGTATTGAAAGTACTCATTTTCCATATGTGGTCATCGTCCCAAGTTATATGATCTATACTATGGATTACAGCCAGCTTTTGCAGGAGCATATTGACTCCGGGGCAGATATTACCTTGCTTTATCATTCGGTAGACAACGCGAAGGAAGCCTATTTGAGCTGCAGTTATCTGAACTTGAACCGGCAGAAAGGCGTTCTGTCTATTGAAGCGAATCGAGGAAGCGCCAAGAACAGAAATATTTTTATGGATACCTATGTTATGAAGAAGGAATTATTCCTGGAACTGATCCAAAAGGCGCATAAACTGTCTTCTATGTATACACTTGCGGATATTGTAAATCAGCAGTGCAGCGAACTGGACATCCGGGGTGTGTCGCATAGAGGGTTCTTTGCTTCGATCACAGATTTTGAGAGTTATTATAATGCGAATATCTCTCTGATCAATTTTAAAACAGCACAGACGCTGTTTACTGATGATTGGCCGATCTATACAAGAACCAATGACTCTTGTCCGACCCAATACTTTGAGACCGCGGATGTAAAGAATTCTGTTGTTTCAAATGGCTGCCTGATCGAAGGCACGATCGAGAACTCCATTATTGGACGAGGCTGCGAGATCAAGAAAGGCGCTGTTGTGAAAAACTGCGTAGTGCTGCCTGGAGCGACCGTTGGGGCAGATGTGCACGCGGAAAATCTGGTGGTGGATAAACACGCGAAACTGATCCATGTAAAAGAAGTTGTGGCGGAGAAAGAACATCCGGGTTATATCCGTCGGGGAGATACTCTGTAA
- a CDS encoding FeoB-associated Cys-rich membrane protein: protein MADVIVVLILAVLLGSAITYIVKAKKKGVKCIGCPAGGSCPSSGRLPKKKLAGPIIGKKTMEISGMSCQHCVIEVTKILNQISGVRADVNLSKGRAVISYDREVEDMVLKSAVEKIGYKVTGIF from the coding sequence ATGGCAGATGTGATCGTTGTTCTCATATTAGCAGTTTTACTTGGAAGCGCCATTACTTATATCGTAAAAGCCAAAAAAAAGGGCGTAAAATGCATTGGCTGCCCAGCCGGCGGAAGCTGCCCAAGCAGCGGCAGATTGCCCAAAAAGAAACTGGCCGGGCCGATCATTGGGAAAAAGACGATGGAAATCTCTGGAATGAGCTGTCAACACTGCGTCATAGAGGTGACTAAAATCCTGAACCAGATCAGCGGAGTCCGCGCAGATGTCAATCTTTCCAAAGGCAGAGCCGTAATTTCTTACGACCGCGAAGTGGAGGATATGGTTTTAAAAAGCGCGGTGGAAAAGATTGGCTATAAAGTTACCGGGATATTTTAG
- a CDS encoding ABC transporter permease → MERQGNQRKKAIWFLAAAVCVLAAVVISGIMLTEGAVETNFAEKNQMPSLDHLFGTDWMGRDMLARTLAGLSLSIRIGLLTAGISAVLAVVIGTGAALLGRKADACISWCIDLVMGIPHILLVMLVSIACGRGFFGVTAGVALTHWPSLSRLIRGEVLQLRGAPYILAAEKLGASRLQIAVRHLFPHLFPQFLTGTVLLFPHAILHEASVTFLGFGLSSEQPAIGVILSESMQYLTTGRWWLALFPGGALVLVVIMFAMLGERVRRILDPASVHE, encoded by the coding sequence ATGGAACGGCAGGGAAATCAAAGAAAAAAAGCGATCTGGTTTCTGGCGGCGGCAGTGTGCGTGCTGGCAGCGGTAGTCATTTCCGGGATAATGCTTACCGAGGGGGCTGTGGAAACGAATTTTGCGGAGAAAAATCAAATGCCATCCCTGGATCATTTGTTTGGCACAGACTGGATGGGCCGGGATATGCTGGCCAGGACGCTGGCCGGACTTTCCTTAAGTATACGGATCGGGCTTTTGACTGCCGGAATAAGCGCGGTCCTGGCGGTGGTGATCGGAACGGGGGCGGCCCTTCTTGGCCGGAAGGCGGATGCCTGCATTTCCTGGTGTATCGACCTGGTAATGGGAATTCCGCATATCCTGCTGGTCATGCTGGTTTCCATAGCCTGCGGCCGGGGATTTTTCGGAGTGACAGCCGGGGTGGCGCTGACGCACTGGCCCTCCCTTTCCAGACTGATCCGGGGAGAAGTGCTGCAGCTTCGGGGCGCGCCTTATATCCTGGCGGCAGAAAAGCTGGGCGCCTCCCGGCTGCAGATAGCTGTGAGGCATCTGTTCCCTCACTTGTTCCCCCAATTTCTGACGGGGACGGTCCTTTTGTTTCCGCATGCGATCCTGCATGAGGCGAGTGTAACATTTCTGGGGTTTGGTCTGTCATCGGAACAGCCGGCGATCGGAGTGATCTTGTCGGAGAGTATGCAGTATCTGACCACAGGCAGATGGTGGCTGGCCCTATTTCCCGGAGGAGCTCTGGTGCTGGTAGTAATTATGTTTGCCATGCTGGGGGAGCGGGTGAGAAGGATTTTAGATCCGGCCAGCGTCCATGAGTAA
- a CDS encoding transcriptional repressor yields the protein MEKEKEIIIRKLKANGCRMTKQRMVLLDIILENQCSSCKEIFYRASKMDEGIGIATVYRMVNALEEIGVVSRKIVYEKK from the coding sequence ATGGAAAAGGAAAAAGAGATCATCATCCGAAAATTGAAGGCGAACGGGTGCAGAATGACGAAGCAGAGGATGGTGCTTCTTGATATTATCCTGGAAAACCAGTGCTCCAGCTGTAAAGAGATATTTTACCGCGCATCTAAGATGGATGAAGGGATAGGGATCGCGACCGTCTATCGGATGGTAAACGCTCTGGAAGAGATCGGGGTAGTAAGCCGGAAGATCGTGTATGAGAAAAAATAG